A stretch of DNA from Malus sylvestris chromosome 9, drMalSylv7.2, whole genome shotgun sequence:
AACTCCATTGGGCTCGGCCTATTACAGAATATTCCCATTATCTCTTTCTGGTTCGAGAATAGCTCTAGACTTGACCCCAAGCGTTATTTCAGGCTCAAACATTACCACCACCTGCAGTTGCACTTGTTGGCTTCATATATCACATCTAGACTTCTAGTCTCCCGTCTTCCCTACATCTAATATTCTATTCTATTCTATTTATATTCCGTGTCTTCCTTCTTAGCTAGTCTTAAGTTATCTTaacatttttcttccttttcccaAATTTTCTACCTTTTCTAGATTCTCAAAAATCTAAGAAACCCCACCCCAATAAAATGACCTTTTTTGCTCTTCAATCTCTGTTTGGAATGATGCATATATCCCCCAAATTTTTACGTTCTTTCATCACTGTGAAGCACAAGCCTCCAATTTAGCTCTAGGCTTAGCTGGGGTGCAAGTGACTAGGTTTCTTGCAATGGCGAAACACTTAACCCAAAAGTACGCTACTGTGACATTCTGTAGCATCGTGTGGTGAAAGTTAATACACTTAACATgtcatttttttgtttggaataACACTGGCATACTAAGGTGTAGGTAAGCACTTCTTTATGTGGGGATGAAGGCAATACAAGCGCTCAGTATTGACACATATTTAATCACGATcactaaaattaaattattaaattgaaTTTCGCAGTCAAATATGTGTCGTCACTAAATAGCTTTTAAGTGCTCAAGTAAAAGCTGGATGAAATTGAAGGGGCTTTTATCATGCATACTAAATACAAAGCAAGCATGAGGGGAGCGCCACCCAGGAGTCAGGACCCATCTTCTGTCAACATATCTGTTGAAAGAGaaagtgtgagagagagagagagagagagagagagagagagagccaacTCAACTCAGTCTTACAGAAACGAAAAACGAAATACTTTCGTCATATGCCCATTACCTGCTCAAaaagaaagtagagagagagagagagagagagagagccaacTCAACTCAGTCTTACAGAAACGAAATACTTTCGTCATTGCCCATTACCTGCTCAAAAAGAAAGTCTCAGATCCTACGTCGTCCAGGGAAGTGGATCCTCtatatcatatatgtacatgcccacttCCTTTAGCACGAGATATTTTGGAAGCTCATTGACTTCGGACTCCGtaagaacttcgaagttaagcgagaatgaaCCAGAGCATTCCCAtaatggatgacccactggaaagttctaGTCACgtgagttctcaaaaacaaaacatgagggcgtagtcgggacCGAAAacgaacaatatcgtgttacggcagAATCAAGCCTGAAATGTGGTGGAGTCCGGATTGGGATGTGATAGAAAGACATAAATATACAatacaagaagaaaaatgagaagaaaaaaaaaacatctaacTTGTCCTAAAAGCTTTGGGCTTTTTGCTTTTGGCTGAATGCTATTGGCTCTACACTTGCACATCCACATCCATTAATCAacattcatcatcatcatcatgacAATCATGGTACATAAAAATGAATTGAAGGGCTCAGATAACATCACCATTCACCAAAGCAAGCAAACAAAAAGAGTTGCACCCTTTGTAAGTAACACGCTAAACCCATGTTCAGTTCATGTCCATTACAAATTGAACCAAAGGAGAGCAAGGAGAGCAACTCGCATTACATTGAAGTACATTGTCATCGTAACATCTCGTACCAATATTACAACGAGAGAAAGAATCTACATTCTCAAACAAAAAACCAGATAGGTGTTAATTAaaaaacacaacccaaaagaaaaaaaattacaaaaaaagaaaaggaaacaacaAAACGAGGACGCTCCGTAAAAACCGCATccatgctttttttttcttcctttaccAATACAATGTTTtactaaaatattaaatataatatataacatACCGAGAtccttttgtggtaaaacctcATACTTGATAAGATCTTTTGGGagtaaaacctcacacctgacggattgagcaGGTAGTAAAGTTAGGAACAATATCGATAGCTTTGGAGTGAGCTCTCAGACTCCTTCGATCTAAAATAACTAGTGCTTGATTTAAATTTAATGACAGATAATACGATACAAATAATTAGGTATATGATGCGTGTGTATCTGTTGCTTTTGTCCAAGACACGTAGCTTTCACATTTCACATTCCCTGGACGGTTACAAAATCCAAACAaactcctccttcctcctctaTATTTTGCAcaacaaacaaaatttaaaatatctGTCAGCCAAATTGCACGACCCCCGACACGAAAAACAAAACTAACAAAAGCATTTGCTAAGACCCTGCCATTTGCCGCTAAACTCCCATTCACTGAGTTCACGAGTCAAACGGTTAAAACTTGCCCCTTCTAGATAGATTAAAAAGGACTGGACCCACCAGGCTCCGTGGGCCCACCACACTATTTACAATCTTTCACAGTTTTTCGGCGAGGGGTAGAATTGTCATTTTAATATCAATCCAGGTTGCCATGCCGACATGGCACACGCGAATTGGATAGAAATATGACACGTACCCTTAAACAAAACTGGAATTCCAAAACTAACCTTTCGTTTGGCGGGTTTTTTTCTCTGCAGGTTAATTACTAGGATCTATTCCCTCCAAGTCCAGGAGAAGATGGTCCTTAGCCTACCGCCGGTGAGTCTCTGCAACGCCTTCTTTGCTCCGGCGACCTCCATTTCCGCCAGTCTCTGCATATGCGGATAAGCTCCGGCGGCCACCAGCCTTTTCCGGCAACCACCGCTCCCTCCGCTGAGCACCGCCGCGACCACCGCCACCGGAAAGTCACTGCCCACCATCTCGTGATTCTTTGGGTCCAGCATCTGGACCAGCCTCATCACGCTCTTCTCATCTCTCACCAGCTCTTTCCGGTTCGACCGGACCGTCAACAGCGACAAAAGCGATTGGGCTGCCGATGCTTGTAGACCCACCGGTTTCGGTGACTCCATGAGCTTCACCAACGACCCCATACAGCTGCCCAACGCTCGCTTATTCCCATCGCTCACATGCACCAATAAGTGAGCGAGTAAGGAGACTGAGATTTTCTGTAGCGTTGTGTTGCCCTGCTTTATGAACTCGGCGAGTTGAACCAGGAAAAGGGTTGAAGACGACAGGATTTTAGAGCAGGAATCTGATGCTGAAAGCGATGTGATGGCTCGGAGGACGTGTTCCAATGTGTCCGAGCTCGGTAAATCTTGGATCAAATGCATTAATCTCTGCAACGCACGTTCTCGAATGATCAGAGCTCGGAAATACTCGTCAGAGGAGGCTAAAATCGCTATGCAATTGGCTGATTTTTCTTGGGCGGTGATGGTGCCGGAGAGAAGTAACTGGATTAGTACTGGCACGGCCCCTTCTTCTCCCAAAGCAATTTTTATTTCTTCCACATTAGCAATATTTCTAATGGCGCCGGCAGCATGGGTCCGGGTCGCCGGAGACCCAGATCGGCAGGCTTCAATGAGGACCGAGACGCCACCGTAGGCGGAGACGGCCCAGGCGTTTTCTGGGTCGGCGGTGAGTGCCTCTACCGCCATCACGGCCTTCTCTTTCAAATGGGTAGACCCGGATTCGAGTATTCTCAGCAGAGGACCCAGACCCCCTTCTTCGAACACTGCCTTGCGCGAGGACTCGTCGTCCGCGGAGGCCAGGAGGCAGACGGCTAAGATAGCCTGCTCGCGGACGGAAGGCTGCTGGTGGAAATCGAGCAAGTGAATCAAATATGCGACATTACCTTCCCTAGCGACGAGGCCGGGCGACTTGTCGTCGCCGCCGTTGAGGAGCTGAAGGAGCGACTCAAGAGCCTTTTTCTTGAACTCGACGCCGCCGATTTGCAACCGGGTGAAGAGGTCTCTGATAAAGAAGGCCAAATCCTCTTTATCCGACCCGGGAGCCGGGTGGGACAAAACAATTGCGTTTGACTGGTGGAGGACTCCAGATCTGAGCAATAAGTCGAGGTCGCGAAGCTGATTGGTGAGCGAGGAGGAGGCCATATCGAGGTCGCTCTGCATTAGGAGCTTCCCGCCGGCGAACTCGGCGTCGGTACATTGATCGGCGAGGGCGGTAAGGCGCTGGAGAGTGGAGAGGAGTTGAGGGAGGAGGGTGTGGAGGAGGGGATTCTGGGCCCAGTGTGGGGAGTCGGAGATGTCGGCAACGGAGGAGTGGAGGGATGCGAGCTTGGAGTTGAGGGCGGTCCAGCGGCCGACGAAGGAGTGGACGGCGAGGGAGGAGCGGAGGAGGAGGGATAGGGTGGAGTTGATGAGGTCGAGGAGGGTTTGGAGTGGGTTTGCGGCGGCGGTGGCGCGATGCATTTGGGATGTGGTCCGGGTTAGAACCTGGTCGGGTTCGGGTCTGTCTCGGGCACTGCTGAGCAATGCATGAGAGAAGTAGAGAGAATGCTTGGaagtaaagaaaaatgagaGGATGGAGAAAAGTGAAGCGAAGCGATCGAGAGGAGTGTGGGGAAGAGAGAGCAACAATGGCGAacaatgaagagagagagagagaggagagagaaactgAAAAGGAAGTGACAggcagatttttttttctttttttttttgctggatTTTGGGCAACGACCGGAGTAGAGGTTAACTACCAGGAATCGGTGGGGACTTGGAGGGTAATGGACGGATTACgagaatttttttaaattaaaaactagATGTTTCGGACTTGAAATTTCTTGTTGGTATGGAAGTGAAATTTGTGACGAGGAAGGTTAAAATGTATCTGTGAGTCTTTTTTATTCCCGAAAAAAGTATATAATTGTAATTTATCATCAGTTGTctcttttttttaagaaaataaataaattatacaaGTCGTTAATACTCGCCTAATTTACGACTAGTCTCTCTGTATTCGTTTTTGTGTGCACATGGCTTTTTATTTGAGTGTCTAAGGTCTCGTTTGGCAGCTCAGACTGTATTGACTATTTTTATCGGATATGATAAATAAtcaccggatagtactgactaaattagtcgagCATTTGGTGCAATATCAGACTAATgatcgtattatttatactgtgtttggtattATACCGGATAAGatgaatcaaacttaaaataaaatttaaaaaaaaaactaaaatcatcTCTTTTGTTCCCAGATCTCTCCGCCGCACCCCCcaaactccctccctctctACCCCACCACAAAGGCAACAACAAGAAACCCAGCAAAACCCACCTTTCAAATTCTCATTGTTTTTTTTCCCAATCTTCTCTTTTTTTAGCTACAAATCAGCCCAGCAAAAGTAGAATGGTTATGAAGGATATGACCCAAATGAGGCAGATTTGTTCTTTAGCAAttgaaaatttataaaatcaaatgcaaaaatttgagagaaaaacaacaattggattcaatttgattgaaaaaaaaaagttggaagagaaataggagggcagaatagagagagaagaagaaaaattgcaagaaaaataggagggcagaACAGGAAAGAGGATGAAGAATCTCAGATTCAGAAGTGGAGGAAGAACCCTGGATTCAGAGGAGAGAGCAAGCGATGTGAGAGGAGTAGAGTGAGCGGCGATAGGAACTTTCTATAATTTGAAGCACTTTGCTTCTCCCATTCGAGTTTCATCAGTCCACGCGATTGTCCTCTTACGCCGTTCTCGGTGATCAGAGAAGAAAGAGGATGATAAGTTGCAGGAGGGCGGaacagaagaggaggaggaggagttgCAGGAGGGTGGAATAAAGGAGGAGAAGAACCTGGGATTTAGATTAGAGGGCAAGTGATGCGGGAtggagagagcgagagagacgTGTTTCTACCCGACTAAATAATACTGAGGTTTTGGGCAGTATAACTAAGCGGGTATCACATGGATAAAGGAGGTGGGGTCGGATTATTTAATCTGGTGGTTATTTAATCTAAACAGACACCAAACACCGTACTTCGTATTATTTGTACTATTCAGTACCTTATCCGATGTGCCAAACATGGCCTAATTCTGTTTTGATGGTCTAATTTGTCAAATATTTGTAAGACGCTCTTGTGCTCTCACAAAAATGTGAAATGTAATTTCTGTAATTGCAGTCTCACAAAAATAtaatcattttttatatttggttGCTTATTTTCGGTTTAATAAagaaaggattttttttttttttttttttaaaggttgATATGAATGTTTAACGATAAGGCCTTCTGCCTAATAGTATAGATGCTTGATGAGTCTAAGTCTTCGTGACTTACGTTGTGTAAATGAGTAAATGATAATGTTGAAAGTTTTCGGCATAGAACATTACACTTATAACAAATAcgtattttataaaaataaacaaataaaaaaatagaatcaATAATATTATATAACAGTGTAACCCTCACATTAAATGACGAAAAATTTATCATATGCAAAAGTTGATGCGGATAAATACTTAAAGTTTAGCATCTAAAATCCTTTTCAGTCATATTGTTTATTTATGATTGATGTTTGCTTTTTTCCTAAAAAATGAATGAATGATTGATTGAAATCCTATATTCTTCaatattgaattaaatatgGTTTGTTGTTTCATATAAATGCCAACTAGCCAGCACTCTCCattcaataataataattattatattaattattataataataacaaggagagagagagattggtaATGTGAATATCTATCGAAAcaaaaagagaaatgctaagaacaCTCTTTGAAAGTGTGATTCTATGGATTTTTGTCACCTGACAGTTTAATATCAATTTTTGAgttaacattataaaacattgtattTAAATCAAAATCTATGAAAAATCCTACTTTTGAAAGAATTtccttatcatttctcaaacaAAAACATATTCATTTGTAAAATATCACAATTAAGAAAATTCTCCTTCCAGATGGGCTTGGCTAGTATGGGCCTACTAATAATAATGTGTGAATTGTTCTAGCCACCCAGAACCCAATTCTGCATTGGCCATGAGAATCATATATTGGGATAGGACTGTGGACCAATAAATCCCAATATTCACCCACTAAATTGGGTAGGGGCTGAACGATGCAGAGGAGTGagttgaattttttgttttaatactACGAAAAATGAACTATTGtaattgtaaataaaaaagttatcaattgtagaatcaaatctaatggttAATTATTCTATTATATGAATGATTCGTATTATTAAAACCAAACCCGAGTGAGTTAGATGAGCTAGAAACATTATCGTTATTATATAGCCAAACTCACATATGTGACTATTACAACATATGAAAATGAGAACTTAAATTGATGAACAAAGAGTCGAACAAGATAACTAAAATGATCATCTGACTTAACCCACGTCCACTACGTAGTTggtaattattaatttttttttaaagggggACAACTAGTGGCAAGTCATGGTTATCCACCTCTTACGGGGGTTGGAAAGACTCACAGATGCATTTCAACCTCTGTTGGCcacaagtctggcttccacaccaGCATCGGGTTTCGAAGCCAAGACCTTCAGTATTTAATTTGAAGGAAGCCTCGCAATCCATCCTTTACCACTGGGCCACTAACTCGTGGTTGTAGGTGGTAATTATTGACTGTTGTGTAAACATTCTGGtcacataaaaacaaaacaaaattgcaaCCATTGATGTGTTTAAACCTCTCTGACGGGGTGTGCTGTTAAGGCTGCCTTCATCGGAGAATGAGGAGCTTATTGGATGTCTAGTGCAATACGAGCTTCTCCCAACGTACTGTTTCCTATGTAGGTTGCTTGATTATAAGTGTAGTTATTGCCATCTCTTTAAAGGTTGAGTGATGGATGGTACATATGTATCGTATGGCAAGTGGCTACAGGCAGGTAATTTTACGTTAGGATCGGTGCATGGAAAGCCTGGGGTATTGAGCAATAATGGAGAAAAGAGGATGGAGGTGCCGAGGTTTTCCCTAGGGCTGGGCCACGACGCTGGCACTTAAGTGGTTGAGATGGCTGGGGTTCATTTAGAGCAGACAGTGGTTGATGGGGAGACGAGTCTAGGGATGGGTTCAAATGTCTCAAAAGGAGATAGTGTAGGGTTGGGTCAGGACGGTGGGAGTGGGGTACAACATATGGAGGCTGACACACCATTGTTACTTGGGGGTTTATTTCCTATCAACAGCAACCCATATTTTAGCTTGGGAAGGACGGAGTTGGTCGATGGTGTAAGGAAGTCGAAGAGGTTGAGTAGTAAAGTGTGACAGGGTAGGCATGGAAGTAGTGGGGCTAACTTGAGTTTGCATGTTGGCTCAGTGTTAGAAGATTCCTTGGTAACGAGATTGAAGCGATCGGGAAAGGTAGACTCATCTGCTAGAACTATGGAGTCGGTACCtgtgaagaaagtatgttctaGTCCATCGGTAGGTGGTGCTGGCGAGCACACACGCAGTTCACAATGAATGCTTTATGTTGGAATTGCTGAGGATTAGGGGATTATCGTGCAGTTCATGTCACATCCTGACCTGGGCC
This window harbors:
- the LOC126583806 gene encoding protein CELLULOSE SYNTHASE INTERACTIVE 1-like, with protein sequence MHRATAAANPLQTLLDLINSTLSLLLRSSLAVHSFVGRWTALNSKLASLHSSVADISDSPHWAQNPLLHTLLPQLLSTLQRLTALADQCTDAEFAGGKLLMQSDLDMASSSLTNQLRDLDLLLRSGVLHQSNAIVLSHPAPGSDKEDLAFFIRDLFTRLQIGGVEFKKKALESLLQLLNGGDDKSPGLVAREGNVAYLIHLLDFHQQPSVREQAILAVCLLASADDESSRKAVFEEGGLGPLLRILESGSTHLKEKAVMAVEALTADPENAWAVSAYGGVSVLIEACRSGSPATRTHAAGAIRNIANVEEIKIALGEEGAVPVLIQLLLSGTITAQEKSANCIAILASSDEYFRALIIRERALQRLMHLIQDLPSSDTLEHVLRAITSLSASDSCSKILSSSTLFLVQLAEFIKQGNTTLQKISVSLLAHLLVHVSDGNKRALGSCMGSLVKLMESPKPVGLQASAAQSLLSLLTVRSNRKELVRDEKSVMRLVQMLDPKNHEMVGSDFPVAVVAAVLSGGSGGCRKRLVAAGAYPHMQRLAEMEVAGAKKALQRLTGGRLRTIFSWTWRE